The following are from one region of the Actinomycetota bacterium genome:
- a CDS encoding amidohydrolase — MAYDLIVKNGIVVDGTGLARRRGDIGVRAGRIVDVGHLTESVAGARVVEADGLFVAPGIIDAHTHYDPQLTFDAWATSSCYHGVTTVLAGNCGFSIAPTRERDRDFISRMFARVEGMSPVALSGVEWDFESFPEFFAARRDRLGVNLACYVGHSTVRRWVMGPDASEREATPDEVEQMRRVVAESMDAGAAGFSSSHAPTQLDGDGRPIPSRFAGVDELRALVAEAGRHHGGSVSYLPASSIGGLDHDDKELLVELGVDSRLPIVIQGLGGRNKVDAPTAGWPEAEAFLGDAARRGAAIFSLLRNHPFDRAFSLESGTQLYDGVPAWAAFMFLSHDEKLARLRDPGVRDELRDAVDHPNKDASKGSTLPPPHWHVVFVDEVTEPQHEKFLKRSIKDIAAELGKAPADVLLDIALDSDLRTVFRWENKTPEWEDAVRESQRHPSMIVGVSDGGAHLDRDDGSDWSSYFLRFWVFDRRLWTVEEGVRQMTQVPAALCGFADRGMVLPGYAADLFLFDPDTVGPGTKKQVTDFPGGEARYSARPEGVHATIVNGRPIVVDGELTGELPGAIVSPGVR; from the coding sequence ATGGCTTACGACCTGATCGTGAAGAACGGGATCGTCGTCGACGGCACCGGCCTGGCCCGGCGGCGGGGCGACATCGGCGTGCGCGCCGGGCGGATCGTCGACGTGGGCCATCTGACGGAGAGCGTCGCCGGCGCGCGAGTGGTCGAGGCGGACGGCCTCTTCGTGGCGCCCGGGATCATCGACGCCCACACCCACTACGACCCCCAGCTGACGTTCGACGCGTGGGCCACGTCGTCCTGCTACCACGGCGTCACCACCGTGCTGGCGGGAAACTGCGGGTTCTCCATCGCACCGACGCGCGAGCGCGACCGCGACTTCATCTCGCGGATGTTCGCCCGGGTCGAGGGCATGTCGCCGGTGGCGTTGTCGGGGGTGGAGTGGGACTTCGAGAGCTTCCCGGAGTTCTTCGCGGCGCGGCGCGACCGGCTCGGTGTGAACCTCGCGTGCTACGTGGGCCACTCGACCGTGCGCCGCTGGGTGATGGGGCCCGACGCGTCCGAGCGCGAGGCCACCCCCGACGAGGTGGAGCAGATGCGCCGGGTGGTGGCCGAGTCGATGGACGCCGGCGCGGCCGGCTTCTCGTCGTCGCACGCGCCCACCCAGCTCGATGGCGACGGCCGGCCCATCCCGAGCCGCTTCGCCGGCGTCGACGAGCTGCGCGCGCTCGTTGCCGAGGCCGGCCGCCACCACGGCGGGAGCGTCTCCTACCTTCCGGCCAGCTCCATCGGGGGCCTCGACCACGACGACAAGGAGTTGCTGGTCGAGCTCGGCGTCGACAGCCGCCTGCCGATCGTGATCCAGGGCCTGGGCGGGCGCAACAAGGTCGACGCGCCGACCGCGGGGTGGCCCGAGGCCGAGGCCTTCCTCGGCGATGCCGCCCGCCGCGGCGCCGCCATCTTCAGCCTCCTGCGCAACCATCCGTTCGACCGGGCCTTCTCGCTCGAGAGCGGCACCCAGCTGTACGACGGCGTACCCGCGTGGGCCGCGTTCATGTTCCTCTCGCACGACGAGAAGCTGGCCCGCCTGCGCGACCCCGGCGTGCGCGACGAGCTGCGCGACGCGGTCGACCATCCCAACAAGGACGCATCGAAGGGCAGCACGCTTCCGCCACCGCACTGGCACGTCGTGTTCGTCGACGAGGTCACCGAGCCCCAGCACGAGAAGTTCCTCAAGCGGTCGATCAAGGACATCGCGGCCGAGCTCGGGAAGGCGCCCGCCGACGTGCTGCTCGACATCGCGCTCGACAGCGACCTGCGTACGGTGTTCCGGTGGGAGAACAAGACGCCGGAGTGGGAGGACGCGGTGCGTGAGAGCCAGCGCCACCCGAGCATGATCGTCGGCGTGTCGGACGGCGGCGCCCACCTGGATCGCGACGACGGTTCCGACTGGTCGAGCTACTTCCTGCGCTTCTGGGTGTTCGACCGCCGGCTCTGGACGGTCGAGGAGGGCGTGCGTCAGATGACGCAGGTGCCCGCTGCGCTGTGCGGCTTCGCCGACCGCGGCATGGTGCTGCCGGGCTACGCCGCCGACCTCTTCCTGTTCGACCCCGACACCGTCGGGCCAGGCACGAAGAAGCAGGTGACCGACTTCCCCGGCGGCGAGGCCCGCTACTCCGCCCGGCCCGAGGGCGTGCACGCGACCATCGTCAACGGCCGGCCCATCGTCGTCGACGGCGAGCTCACCGGCGAGCTGCCGGGCGCCATCGTCTCCCCGGGGGTGCGCTGA